A single region of the Geobacillus subterraneus genome encodes:
- a CDS encoding ATP-binding protein, with protein sequence MKHVIMIRTMTIMKTADILKAMDITEQLANEVGFLPRDCLFLRLATEEACTNAYEYCQKTGRLPFRIFWKMDTTQFTIIVKQRGGCFSVAKTDGVNTGPRGRGLQLIAHIVDDVYVKRTGNNVLLCMCKCKKNE encoded by the coding sequence ATGAAGCATGTCATCATGATCCGAACGATGACGATCATGAAAACGGCAGACATCTTAAAAGCGATGGACATTACCGAGCAGCTGGCAAACGAAGTGGGATTTTTGCCGCGCGACTGCCTTTTTCTTCGCTTGGCGACGGAGGAAGCGTGTACGAACGCGTATGAATATTGTCAAAAAACAGGAAGACTACCGTTTAGAATATTTTGGAAAATGGACACAACCCAGTTCACGATTATTGTGAAGCAGCGAGGGGGGTGCTTTTCCGTCGCCAAAACCGACGGCGTGAACACCGGGCCGCGCGGCAGGGGGCTGCAGCTAATCGCCCATATTGTCGACGATGTATACGTGAAGCGAACGGGAAATAACGTTTTGCTTTGCATGTGCAAATGCAAAAAAAATGAGTAA
- a CDS encoding helix-turn-helix transcriptional regulator, protein MAINDLLQYVQDAYASLTELSIMIVDSSGNPVTKVSNMTELAELVLFVAKKRASSFFCPEELAVDGWRRPAVVPAGHLGMKSIMAPVFVDGRAEYWIWAGVFIEEETKWLICEQPVSDAREWTAALEQADALPARAIEAKLNEIEKMAAICGELIGGERRKQRYNEYGQLLKTAVTDRAALNGADKLLHQLRKMDERLDMALYIEKCQQGWVVAATSGGKAGQLYGKMVDELFPPLSFLEPPLYPAYFQDAALDPRFSFFVRHGIRPKAMIVYPAVYGRKAEGWVVVGSETASSLPEAMQPLGAALVQYGHLLARCAAADAKMDRHFMRLSMLIEIGRAMRVVQQEEEIVRMMAEFAIELAYGDFVCAILCGGKAVTVHEGAISDEMASCYRDDVLRRYGRGIEQVAKNQVPALRQVGDKTVMEVPFFVRDGHYGVLAVHLKETDEAKEAEVYMTALVSVGVMMMNGAAQGGGGQAVNVQMLSEQLTAREMDVLELLVQGCSNREISERLFISVHTVKNHITNIFQKIGVNDRSQLIALVYQLSHRRQRH, encoded by the coding sequence TTGGCGATCAATGATTTGTTGCAATATGTCCAAGATGCGTATGCGTCATTAACGGAGTTAAGCATCATGATTGTGGATAGCAGCGGCAATCCAGTAACGAAAGTATCGAATATGACCGAGCTGGCGGAGCTCGTTTTATTTGTTGCGAAAAAGAGGGCCTCATCATTTTTTTGCCCCGAGGAGTTGGCGGTTGACGGGTGGCGTCGGCCGGCCGTTGTACCAGCCGGGCATTTAGGGATGAAAAGCATCATGGCTCCTGTGTTTGTCGACGGGAGGGCAGAATATTGGATTTGGGCTGGCGTGTTTATAGAAGAAGAAACGAAATGGCTCATTTGCGAACAGCCAGTTTCCGATGCCCGGGAGTGGACGGCCGCCCTCGAACAGGCAGACGCGCTGCCGGCCCGGGCGATCGAAGCAAAGCTGAACGAGATCGAAAAGATGGCGGCTATTTGTGGAGAGTTGATCGGCGGCGAGCGCCGCAAACAGAGGTACAATGAATACGGACAGCTGCTGAAAACGGCGGTAACCGATCGCGCTGCCCTAAATGGTGCGGATAAGCTGCTTCACCAGCTGCGCAAGATGGACGAGCGCCTTGATATGGCGCTGTATATTGAAAAGTGCCAGCAAGGATGGGTGGTGGCGGCAACGAGCGGCGGGAAAGCCGGGCAGCTATATGGCAAGATGGTTGATGAATTGTTTCCGCCGCTCTCTTTCCTCGAACCACCGCTCTATCCTGCTTATTTTCAAGATGCGGCGTTAGATCCGCGCTTTTCATTTTTTGTCCGCCATGGCATCCGTCCGAAAGCGATGATCGTATATCCGGCGGTATATGGGCGAAAAGCGGAAGGGTGGGTCGTTGTTGGCAGCGAGACTGCCTCCTCGCTGCCGGAGGCAATGCAGCCGCTTGGCGCCGCGCTCGTTCAATACGGGCATTTGCTTGCGCGATGTGCGGCCGCTGATGCAAAAATGGACCGTCATTTCATGCGCTTATCAATGTTAATCGAAATCGGCCGAGCGATGCGCGTTGTACAACAGGAGGAAGAAATCGTCCGCATGATGGCCGAGTTCGCGATCGAGCTTGCTTATGGCGATTTCGTTTGCGCGATATTGTGCGGCGGCAAGGCAGTCACCGTTCATGAAGGGGCGATTTCCGACGAGATGGCGTCCTGTTACCGGGATGATGTGCTCCGCCGTTATGGCCGCGGCATTGAACAGGTGGCGAAAAACCAAGTCCCGGCTTTGCGCCAAGTGGGGGACAAAACAGTAATGGAGGTGCCGTTTTTTGTCCGCGACGGTCATTATGGCGTTCTTGCCGTCCATTTAAAGGAAACGGACGAAGCGAAAGAGGCTGAAGTGTATATGACAGCGCTAGTGTCCGTCGGAGTGATGATGATGAATGGCGCCGCTCAAGGAGGGGGCGGGCAGGCGGTCAATGTTCAAATGTTGTCTGAACAACTGACGGCTCGGGAAATGGATGTGCTTGAACTGCTTGTCCAAGGCTGCAGCAACCGCGAAATTTCAGAACGGCTGTTCATCAGTGTCCATACAGTGAAAAATCACATCACGAATATTTTTCAAAAGATAGGTGTCAATGACCGGTCGCAGCTGATTGCCCTTGTGTATCAGCTAAGTCACCGCCGGCAGCGTCATTAG
- a CDS encoding phosphomannomutase/phosphoglucomutase: MKTSITKPFAWPAHVFKEYDIRGRAGEELDESFAYWLGRAFAEMMQNEGERKAVVAHDNRLSSPALHRALKNGLLDGGCDVVNIGLSTTPMFYYSLYNTDIACGMIVTASHNPGDENGFKIAMGKTTIYGERIQALRRAMERLSQKQAPPETARGREETLDFASAYIKMLKEKIQLGSRKLKVVVDCGNGTPSIVAPKVLKEWGCDVIPLYCESDPTFPNHHPDPVVPENLADLIQTVRKEQADVGIAFDGDGDRIGVVDETGTIRWGDQLMVLFWRDILKRHPGAEAPVEVKCSQALVEEIKRLGGKPFFHRTGHSHVKATLRRRPSIPFAGEMSGHLFFNDEFYGYDDALYAAGRLLCLLSHDKRPLSEWFADVPHYVATPETRVACPEEKKPLAIAAVKDRFAGRYPIIDVDGARIQFDEGWGLVRPSNTQPILVLRAEAKTEQALAEIKRQLADSLRALELHVNW, translated from the coding sequence ATGAAGACATCGATCACGAAACCGTTCGCATGGCCGGCACACGTATTTAAAGAGTATGACATTCGCGGGCGTGCCGGCGAGGAGCTCGATGAGTCGTTTGCTTATTGGCTCGGACGGGCCTTTGCCGAAATGATGCAAAATGAAGGCGAACGGAAGGCGGTCGTCGCCCATGACAACCGCCTGTCGTCGCCGGCATTGCATCGGGCGCTGAAAAACGGGTTGCTCGATGGCGGCTGCGATGTCGTTAATATCGGGCTTTCGACGACACCGATGTTTTACTACAGCCTATACAACACAGACATTGCATGCGGCATGATCGTCACGGCAAGCCACAACCCGGGCGATGAGAACGGATTTAAAATCGCCATGGGGAAAACAACGATTTATGGTGAACGCATTCAAGCGTTGCGGCGGGCGATGGAGCGGCTGAGCCAAAAACAGGCGCCTCCGGAAACGGCGCGCGGGCGCGAGGAAACGCTTGACTTTGCCTCGGCATATATCAAGATGTTGAAGGAGAAAATCCAGCTCGGGTCGCGCAAGCTGAAAGTCGTCGTCGACTGCGGCAACGGCACTCCGTCGATCGTTGCGCCAAAAGTGCTGAAAGAGTGGGGCTGCGATGTCATTCCGCTCTATTGCGAATCCGATCCGACGTTCCCGAACCATCATCCTGACCCGGTCGTGCCGGAAAACTTAGCCGATTTGATCCAAACGGTGCGCAAGGAGCAGGCGGATGTAGGTATCGCATTTGACGGTGACGGCGACCGGATCGGGGTGGTGGATGAAACGGGCACAATCCGCTGGGGCGACCAGCTGATGGTATTGTTTTGGCGCGACATTCTTAAGCGCCATCCGGGAGCTGAGGCGCCGGTTGAGGTAAAATGTTCGCAAGCGCTTGTGGAAGAAATTAAGCGTCTTGGCGGAAAACCATTTTTCCATCGCACCGGCCATTCGCACGTAAAAGCGACGCTGCGGCGCCGCCCGTCCATTCCGTTTGCCGGTGAGATGTCTGGCCATCTCTTCTTCAATGACGAATTTTATGGTTACGATGACGCCTTGTACGCCGCGGGCCGGCTGCTTTGTCTCTTATCGCACGACAAGCGTCCGCTCTCTGAATGGTTTGCCGATGTGCCGCACTATGTGGCGACGCCGGAAACGCGTGTCGCTTGCCCAGAGGAGAAAAAACCGTTGGCCATCGCCGCGGTGAAAGATCGATTTGCCGGACGTTATCCAATCATCGATGTCGATGGCGCCCGCATTCAATTTGATGAGGGCTGGGGATTGGTGCGGCCGTCGAACACGCAGCCGATTCTTGTCTTGCGCGCTGAGGCGAAGACCGAACAAGCGTTAGCAGAAATTAAACGGCAGCTGGCTGATAGTTTGCGTGCGCTTGAGCTGCATGTCAATTGGTAA
- a CDS encoding glycosyltransferase family 4 protein, whose product MTRIAYVSTYPPRKCGLATFTEHLRQSIDSVRGPSAGDRVIVLYNESDGDDAYRHNPAYWPLPAQNRAAYAEMAKRVNESDIDVVLLQHEFGIFGGEAGEYILDFIAVLEKPLVTTFHTVFAEPEPPYRPIQEKIAAASDAIIVMNRQAIPYLVKAFGLPEEKIVYIPHGAPGPSSENRDSLRRRLGFSGRKVMLTFGLLSRGKGIESVLAALPGVVRKVPEALYVIAGQTHPEVKKREGEAYREELKSLIHRLGLERHVHMEDRYFSEEELIDYLTACDLYVTPYPGMQQITSGTLAYAVGVGRPVVSTPYEHARDLLQGCEELLLPYGDTAAWEERLGQLLADEAALKRWEGIVRQMGANTHWPRVGEQHVTLFARVCAAVNSREVKAVDFVSH is encoded by the coding sequence ATGACCCGAATTGCGTACGTCAGTACATATCCGCCGCGCAAGTGCGGATTAGCCACGTTTACTGAACATCTTCGTCAAAGCATTGACAGCGTCCGCGGGCCGTCAGCGGGCGACCGGGTGATTGTTCTTTATAACGAAAGCGACGGCGATGACGCCTACCGCCACAACCCGGCGTATTGGCCGCTTCCGGCGCAAAACCGCGCGGCGTATGCCGAGATGGCCAAACGGGTGAATGAAAGCGACATCGATGTCGTTTTATTGCAGCATGAGTTCGGCATTTTCGGCGGCGAGGCGGGCGAATACATTCTTGATTTCATCGCCGTGCTAGAAAAACCGCTTGTGACGACGTTCCATACGGTATTTGCCGAGCCTGAGCCGCCGTATCGCCCGATTCAAGAGAAAATCGCGGCGGCAAGCGATGCGATCATCGTCATGAACCGGCAGGCGATTCCGTATTTGGTCAAAGCGTTTGGCCTGCCGGAAGAAAAAATTGTCTACATTCCGCACGGTGCTCCAGGCCCAAGCAGCGAAAATCGCGATTCGCTTCGCCGACGCCTCGGATTCAGCGGCCGTAAAGTGATGTTGACGTTTGGGCTGCTCAGCCGCGGCAAAGGGATTGAATCGGTCTTGGCCGCATTGCCGGGCGTTGTGCGCAAGGTGCCGGAAGCGCTGTATGTCATTGCCGGACAGACGCACCCAGAAGTGAAAAAGAGGGAAGGAGAAGCATATCGCGAGGAGTTGAAATCGCTCATTCACCGTTTAGGGCTTGAGCGCCATGTCCACATGGAAGATCGGTATTTCAGCGAAGAGGAATTGATCGATTATTTGACGGCGTGCGATCTATACGTCACCCCGTACCCGGGCATGCAGCAAATCACAAGCGGCACGCTTGCCTATGCGGTCGGCGTCGGCCGTCCGGTCGTTTCGACGCCGTATGAGCATGCGCGCGATTTGTTGCAAGGTTGTGAAGAGCTGTTGTTGCCGTATGGTGATACGGCCGCCTGGGAAGAACGGCTCGGGCAGCTGTTGGCCGACGAGGCGGCGCTGAAGCGATGGGAGGGGATCGTGCGCCAAATGGGGGCAAACACGCATTGGCCGCGCGTCGGCGAACAGCATGTCACCTTATTTGCGCGCGTATGCGCTGCCGTTAACAGCAGGGAGGTGAAGGCGGTTGACTTTGTCAGTCATTAA
- a CDS encoding sugar phosphate nucleotidyltransferase, whose protein sequence is MKALLLAGGLGTRLRPLTENIPKPMAPIANRPWLEHLILHLRDQGVNEFVIAAHHCSEVIRRYFGDGKGLNVKITYALEPFPLGTAGAIKNAERWLDERFLVFNADIVHLPQLVPLLDFHRQHGGIATIVLTEVDDPSSYGVVEQNDRGQILRFIEKPRREEAPSNRINAGMYILEPDVMRYIPAEQEVSIERETFPRLIEENTGVYGIVSSGYWRDMGTPARYRQVHWDALNREFPLPIKGREIQPGVFVGENVKISSGVLFVPPVLIGNNVKIGHQAVVGPYAVIGDHCQIGARVHCAHTIVWDRSLIRDRSRLQNSIFGYRTVTPAGEVFEDSIINQFKEAVQA, encoded by the coding sequence ATGAAAGCATTGTTGCTGGCAGGAGGATTAGGTACGCGTCTTCGCCCATTGACCGAAAACATCCCCAAACCGATGGCCCCGATTGCGAATCGGCCATGGCTTGAACACCTCATTCTTCATCTTCGCGATCAAGGAGTCAATGAATTTGTCATCGCTGCGCATCATTGTTCAGAAGTGATCCGCCGTTATTTCGGCGACGGGAAGGGTTTGAACGTCAAAATTACATACGCGCTTGAACCGTTCCCGCTTGGAACGGCCGGGGCGATTAAAAATGCCGAACGTTGGCTTGACGAACGATTCCTCGTGTTTAACGCTGATATCGTGCATTTGCCGCAATTGGTTCCTCTGCTTGATTTTCACCGGCAACACGGCGGCATCGCGACGATTGTCTTAACGGAAGTCGACGATCCGTCCTCCTATGGAGTAGTTGAACAAAACGACCGCGGACAAATTTTGCGCTTTATCGAGAAGCCGCGCCGTGAGGAAGCGCCATCCAACCGGATCAACGCCGGCATGTATATTTTGGAGCCGGACGTGATGCGCTACATTCCGGCTGAGCAGGAAGTGTCGATCGAACGCGAAACGTTCCCGCGCTTGATCGAAGAAAACACCGGCGTTTACGGCATTGTCAGCAGTGGATATTGGCGCGATATGGGAACTCCGGCCCGTTACCGTCAAGTGCATTGGGATGCCTTGAACCGGGAGTTTCCGTTGCCGATCAAAGGGCGCGAGATTCAGCCGGGCGTGTTTGTTGGAGAAAATGTCAAGATTAGTTCGGGTGTACTGTTTGTACCTCCTGTGCTAATTGGCAATAATGTAAAAATCGGCCATCAAGCGGTCGTCGGTCCATATGCCGTCATCGGTGACCATTGTCAAATCGGCGCTCGCGTTCATTGCGCGCATACGATTGTCTGGGATCGCTCCCTTATTCGTGACCGCAGCCGTTTGCAAAACAGCATTTTCGGCTATCGGACGGTGACGCCGGCGGGAGAAGTGTTCGAAGATTCGATTATTAATCAGTTCAAGGAGGCGGTGCAAGCATGA
- a CDS encoding Gfo/Idh/MocA family oxidoreductase — MISSSFCYRVGIAGAGAFAEFLAGALAPLPSFHLAAVAGRTDAKRQRVIDAYLRRKPQAGDVCEYHQAEELIADPHVDIVILTTPPHLHTPLARQALEEGKHVLLEKPGALAARELQANLELADRQNRALAVNLVLRYHPLAEAVKQLVRHAFMGAVDYASLHNAAHRVAKGHWFWEEQQSGGIFIEHGVHFFEVGRDWFGEAAEAQGFALTDPDGTRPRVGATVIHEQGGRRIPVHYYHGFTMNPAAPESTHWDVHTTRGRITLDGWIPMQLSVSGLVSTDEAASMDALLDAIPKQPSAHAIEQVRQAADRLLPSVPPSDAPRIPYERTVTLSDRHGWYEAIAQARFLDFCRLIENPNERGLVTLQDAIADLALAEACTAAETSSSAR; from the coding sequence ATGATTTCTTCATCTTTCTGTTACCGTGTCGGTATTGCCGGTGCCGGTGCGTTCGCTGAATTTCTCGCCGGCGCGCTCGCACCGCTTCCTTCCTTTCATCTCGCCGCTGTCGCCGGGCGGACGGACGCCAAGCGCCAACGCGTCATCGACGCGTATCTTCGCCGAAAGCCGCAGGCAGGCGATGTGTGCGAATACCACCAAGCAGAAGAACTGATCGCTGATCCGCATGTAGACATCGTCATTCTGACCACCCCACCGCACTTGCACACCCCGCTCGCCAGGCAGGCGCTGGAGGAAGGAAAACATGTGCTGCTCGAGAAGCCTGGCGCCCTTGCAGCCAGGGAGCTTCAAGCCAACCTCGAGCTTGCCGACCGCCAAAATCGGGCGCTGGCCGTCAATCTCGTCTTGCGTTACCATCCGCTTGCGGAGGCCGTTAAACAGCTCGTCCGCCATGCCTTTATGGGGGCTGTCGATTATGCGAGCTTGCACAATGCGGCCCACCGCGTCGCAAAAGGCCACTGGTTTTGGGAGGAACAGCAAAGCGGCGGCATTTTCATCGAGCATGGCGTCCACTTTTTCGAAGTCGGACGCGACTGGTTCGGCGAGGCGGCCGAAGCGCAGGGGTTCGCCTTAACCGATCCGGACGGCACACGGCCGCGCGTCGGGGCCACTGTCATCCATGAACAGGGCGGCCGCCGCATTCCGGTACATTATTACCACGGCTTTACGATGAACCCAGCCGCTCCGGAGTCGACGCATTGGGACGTTCATACGACGCGCGGACGCATCACGCTTGACGGTTGGATTCCGATGCAGCTGTCCGTCTCCGGCCTCGTCTCAACCGATGAGGCGGCGTCTATGGACGCTTTGCTTGATGCCATTCCGAAACAACCGTCCGCTCACGCCATCGAACAAGTCAGGCAAGCGGCCGACCGCCTGTTGCCGTCGGTTCCGCCGTCAGACGCCCCGCGCATCCCGTACGAGCGCACGGTTACGCTTTCGGACCGCCACGGCTGGTACGAGGCGATCGCTCAAGCGCGCTTTCTTGACTTTTGCCGCTTGATCGAAAATCCGAATGAACGCGGTCTTGTCACGCTGCAAGACGCCATCGCCGACCTCGCTTTGGCCGAAGCGTGCACCGCCGCAGAAACATCATCGTCTGCCCGCTAG
- a CDS encoding (deoxy)nucleoside triphosphate pyrophosphohydrolase, which yields MKRVIHVVGAVICNEQGDVLCALRGSNMSLPNVWEFPGGKVEEGESPEAALVREVREELGCTVSVGKLLVDVFHEYEHAIVHLRTYEARLTDGEPRAREHAELRWVPLSQLRDLRWAPADLPTVEALLAKSRS from the coding sequence ATGAAACGGGTTATCCACGTCGTTGGGGCAGTCATCTGCAATGAACAGGGAGATGTTTTATGCGCATTGCGAGGGTCAAATATGTCGCTGCCGAACGTTTGGGAGTTCCCTGGAGGCAAAGTGGAAGAAGGGGAAAGCCCAGAAGCGGCTTTAGTTCGGGAAGTTCGTGAGGAACTTGGCTGCACCGTTTCGGTCGGCAAGCTGCTGGTTGATGTGTTTCATGAGTATGAACACGCCATCGTTCATTTGCGGACGTACGAAGCTCGCCTTACTGATGGGGAGCCGCGGGCGCGGGAGCATGCCGAGCTTCGGTGGGTGCCGCTCTCCCAGCTTCGTGACCTTAGATGGGCGCCGGCCGATCTCCCTACCGTTGAGGCGCTGTTGGCGAAGAGTCGCTCATAG
- a CDS encoding sporulation protein has translation MFKKLLSSIGIGSATVDTKLSKAQYTQGETVEGVVEVRGGSVEQRIDEIYLALVTTYIREIDDKKVEEKAVLARYKVSDSMTIGPNETKTIPFQFALPYDVPVTLGSSKVWLQTGLDIKMALDPQDRDYLTIEPHPLVTAFLEAARQLGFRLRDVQCEQAPRYWQRRLPFVQEFEFRPTGGAFRGRLDELEAIFFVSEHGVEAILEIDRKARGFAGLLAEALDMDETLVRFTYGPNDIASLPQLLANAIRRHS, from the coding sequence TTGTTTAAAAAACTGCTAAGCTCTATCGGCATCGGATCCGCTACGGTCGATACGAAACTTTCCAAAGCGCAATACACCCAAGGGGAAACAGTCGAAGGAGTCGTCGAGGTTCGCGGCGGCAGCGTTGAACAGCGCATTGATGAAATTTATCTAGCCTTAGTAACAACGTATATTCGCGAAATCGATGATAAGAAAGTCGAAGAAAAAGCCGTGCTCGCCCGATACAAAGTGTCTGACTCGATGACAATCGGGCCGAATGAAACAAAAACGATCCCGTTCCAATTCGCCTTGCCATACGACGTACCGGTCACGCTCGGCTCTTCCAAAGTGTGGCTGCAAACCGGCCTTGACATTAAAATGGCGCTTGATCCGCAAGACCGGGACTACCTCACCATCGAACCGCATCCGCTCGTCACAGCGTTTCTCGAGGCAGCCCGCCAGCTGGGATTCCGCCTCCGTGATGTGCAATGCGAACAAGCACCGCGCTATTGGCAACGGCGGCTGCCGTTTGTCCAAGAGTTCGAATTTCGCCCGACAGGGGGAGCCTTTCGAGGCCGCCTTGATGAATTGGAGGCCATCTTCTTTGTGTCCGAACATGGAGTGGAAGCCATTTTGGAAATCGACCGTAAAGCGCGCGGATTCGCTGGATTGCTCGCCGAGGCGCTTGACATGGACGAAACACTCGTCCGTTTCACCTATGGGCCGAACGATATCGCATCGTTGCCGCAATTGCTGGCCAATGCCATTCGTCGACATAGCTGA
- a CDS encoding carbon starvation protein A: MSAVTLLLISAIAFIVAYFTYGKYLDRKLGVDPNRPTPAVEMADGKDYVSTNRPVLLGHHFATIAGGGPIVGPISAAVFGWIPAVLWIVLGSIFFGGVHDYASLQASIRHKAQSIGAVIKGYIGKRGQTLFLSFSTATIILIVGVFIVLVADTFANVPEAATASVLFIFVAMLFGFFVNQMRVNFVLASVIGVIVMFVCVWAGMIFPIKMSAAFWVFFLIAYSYIASVLPVWLLLQPRDYLNSYLLYGMMLGGFIGVLFANPTLQLAGFTGFYNEKLGPLFPILFITIACGAISGFHSLVASGTTAKQLDNERSGRFIAYGGMLIEGFLAVIVVCSVAYLTTEQFTQRLVELGGPIPAFSAGLGYFMSHFGIPEAAGTTFVALAASAFLMTTLDSATRLGRYGVQEFAEGRSKTFANPHIATGVIVVGAAALALSGTWSDLWPLFGSANQMLGALALLAVSVWLVKKGTKSWFTIIPMIFMFIVTLSALLVFMRTNFLNGNIFLVVCGFILFVLCIFLVIEAYRSFTKPKDKDTTVKA, encoded by the coding sequence ATGAGCGCGGTGACGTTATTGCTGATTTCGGCCATTGCCTTTATCGTTGCTTATTTTACGTATGGCAAGTATCTGGACCGGAAGCTCGGGGTCGATCCAAACCGGCCGACGCCGGCGGTGGAGATGGCGGATGGAAAGGACTATGTTTCCACCAACCGGCCGGTTTTGCTTGGTCATCATTTCGCCACGATTGCAGGCGGCGGCCCGATTGTCGGTCCGATTTCTGCAGCGGTATTCGGTTGGATTCCGGCGGTGCTATGGATTGTGCTGGGAAGTATTTTCTTTGGCGGGGTGCACGACTACGCCTCATTGCAAGCATCGATCCGCCATAAAGCGCAGTCGATCGGGGCAGTAATTAAAGGGTATATCGGCAAGCGCGGCCAAACATTGTTTTTATCATTCTCCACGGCGACCATTATTTTGATTGTCGGTGTGTTTATCGTGCTGGTTGCCGATACGTTTGCGAACGTCCCAGAGGCGGCGACTGCTTCTGTCCTTTTTATTTTCGTTGCGATGTTGTTCGGCTTTTTCGTTAACCAAATGCGCGTTAATTTCGTGTTGGCGAGCGTCATTGGCGTCATTGTCATGTTTGTCTGCGTGTGGGCCGGCATGATTTTCCCTATTAAAATGAGCGCTGCGTTTTGGGTGTTTTTCTTGATCGCTTATTCTTATATAGCATCCGTGTTGCCGGTTTGGCTGTTGTTGCAGCCGCGGGATTATTTAAATTCGTATTTGTTGTACGGCATGATGCTCGGCGGGTTTATCGGTGTTCTTTTCGCGAATCCGACACTTCAGCTTGCCGGGTTTACCGGTTTTTACAATGAGAAGTTGGGTCCATTGTTCCCGATTCTCTTTATTACGATTGCCTGCGGCGCGATTTCTGGTTTCCACTCCTTGGTGGCGAGCGGCACGACAGCTAAGCAGCTCGACAACGAACGAAGCGGCCGTTTTATCGCCTACGGTGGGATGTTGATTGAAGGATTTTTGGCGGTGATTGTTGTCTGCTCGGTAGCGTATTTGACGACGGAGCAGTTCACACAGCGACTCGTTGAGCTGGGTGGGCCGATTCCGGCTTTCTCTGCCGGTCTTGGGTATTTTATGAGCCATTTCGGAATCCCAGAAGCGGCAGGTACGACCTTTGTCGCTCTGGCGGCTTCAGCTTTTCTCATGACAACGTTAGATTCAGCGACACGGCTTGGGAGATACGGTGTGCAAGAGTTTGCGGAAGGAAGATCCAAGACGTTTGCCAACCCTCATATAGCAACAGGAGTGATCGTCGTCGGTGCGGCGGCGCTGGCGCTCTCGGGAACGTGGAGCGATTTATGGCCGCTGTTCGGTTCTGCTAACCAAATGCTTGGTGCGTTGGCGTTGCTGGCCGTCAGCGTCTGGCTTGTAAAAAAAGGGACGAAGTCGTGGTTTACGATCATCCCGATGATCTTTATGTTTATTGTGACGCTTTCTGCATTGCTCGTCTTCATGAGAACGAATTTCTTAAACGGGAATATTTTCCTTGTGGTTTGTGGGTTTATCTTGTTTGTCTTGTGTATCTTCCTCGTCATTGAAGCGTATCGCTCCTTTACGAAACCGAAAGATAAAGATACGACGGTCAAAGCGTAA
- a CDS encoding CC/Se motif family (seleno)protein, which yields MDYSVSIDDKAREWLKRKGGVLTISKFQAAHCCVPGSELWIEFRKPENESLYEKIVQEGITCFIEKGLECKQNHLQIKMALSPFFNTIRVEGFKYF from the coding sequence GTGGATTACTCCGTTTCCATCGACGACAAGGCGAGGGAATGGTTGAAGAGAAAAGGCGGTGTACTGACCATTTCAAAGTTTCAAGCGGCCCATTGTTGTGTCCCGGGATCGGAACTTTGGATTGAATTTCGAAAGCCTGAAAATGAAAGCCTTTACGAAAAGATTGTGCAAGAGGGGATTACGTGTTTTATAGAAAAAGGGTTAGAGTGTAAACAAAACCATCTGCAGATAAAGATGGCCCTCTCTCCTTTTTTTAACACGATTCGGGTGGAAGGGTTCAAATATTTTTAA